In Ostrea edulis chromosome 4, xbOstEdul1.1, whole genome shotgun sequence, a single window of DNA contains:
- the LOC125669145 gene encoding uncharacterized protein LOC125669145: MPLTKLTPRKEAKCPMCRFKKYGMAEMTRHITECGLKNLERKYFCDREDCNFTTNKMGNLTRHMKRHIEHEAQSVENVQHITPLPCRNQINDKEATAESSPSVDCRVGSSASQDAGKGKEISDEEWINADHGDLRSILGVISEINSEKEVDPNATQGGKDANIGRIFRKPTTPIPVFTPKRKDPLVATSGLPARPIIRRPQVSEIGTQTGKKVRRVESTIAKWREGEKDMERIVMIEED, from the coding sequence ATGCCTTTAACCAAGCTCACGCCGAGAAAAGAAGCCAAATGCCCAATGTGTCGATTTAAGAAGTATGGCATGGCGGAAATGACCAGGCACATCACAGAATGTGGGTTAAAGAACCTTGAGAGAAAATACTTCTGTGATAGAGAGGATTGCAACTTTACCACTAATAAGATGGGGAATCTTACAAGACATATGAAGAGACATATTGAGCACGAAGCGCAGAGTGTTGAGAACGTTCAACACATCACACCTTTACCTTGCAGAAACCAGATAAATGACAAGGAAGCAACAGCTGAGAGCTCACCTTCAGTGGACTGCAGAGTAGGAAGTAGTGCCTCACAGGATGCTGGTAAAGGAAAGGAAATCTCGGACGAGGAATGGATAAATGCCGACCATGGGGATCTGCGAAGCATACTCGGCGTTATTTCTGAAATTAATAGTGAAAAGGAAGTGGATCCAAATGCAACACAAGGTGGAAAGGACGCAAACATTGGAAGAATATTTCGGAAACCTACCACTCCAATACCGGTATTTACTCCAAAGCGTAAGGACCCTCTTGTAGCAACGTCTGGACTTCCAGCACGCCCTATAATAAGAAGACCCCAGGTCTCTGAGATTGGTACGCAGACAGGAAAAAAGGTTCGCAGAGTAGAGTCGACCATTGCTAAGTGGCGGGAAGGTGAAAAGGACATGGAGCGTATCGTGATGATTGAGGAAGATTGA